The Streptomyces venezuelae genomic interval CGCACCGGGTGATCTTCCACGGCCGCCGGATCTGCCACGCCCGCAAGCCCGCGTGCGGCGCCTGCCCGATCACCCACCTCTGCCCCTCGTACGGCGAGGGCGAGACGGACCCGGAGAAGGCGAGAAAGCTGCTCAAGTACGAGATGGGCGGCTTCCCCGGCCAGCGGCTCGACCCGCCGCCCGGCTACCCGGGCCGCCCCGCGCCCCCGCTGGGAGCGAGCGGCTGAGCCCCAGCGGCTGAGCCCGAGCCCCTGGGCCCGCGGAGAGGGCCCGCAGGGAACGAACACGTCCATCGATCGCGTTGTGAAACACGGGGTGCCTATGACGCGCACTGACGAAGACATCGAAGACGTCCACGACGAGCACGTGCACGGCGAAGGGGCCCGCGCCCCCGGTACCGGCGGTCTGCTCGACAGGAGCGGGCTGCCGGGCTGGCTCGGCCCCGTCGACCGGGCCGCCCGCACGGTCGCGCCCGAGCAGCTGAGCCGCTTCCTGCCGCCCGAGAGCGGCGCGGGCCGCCAGTCCGCCGTCCTCGTCCTCTTCGGCGAGGGCGAGCGGGGACCCGAGCTGCTGCTCATGGAGCGCGCCGGCAGCCTCCGCTCGCACGCCGGGCAGCCCTCCTTCCCCGGCGGCGCCCTCGACCCCGAGGACGGTGACCCGGCGGACGGCGGGCTGCTGCGTGCCGCCCTGCGGGAGGCCCAGGAGGAGACCGGACTCGACCCTGCGGGCGTCCAGATCTTCGGCGTGCTGCCGCAGCTCTACATCCCGGTCAGCGGCTTCGTCGTCACCCCCGTCCTCGGCTGGTGGCGCGTCCCGAGCCCGGTCGGGGTCGTCGACCCGGGCGAGACCGCCCGCGTCTTCACCGTGCCCGTGGCGGATCTCACGGATCCCGCGAACCGCGCGACGACCGTCCACCCGAGCGGCCACCAGGGCCCCGGCTTCCTGGTCGAGTCCGCTCTGGTCTGGGGTTTTACGGCCGGAGTGATCGACCGGCTACTGCACTTCTCGGGCTGGGAGCGCCCCTGGGACCGGTCCAAGCAGGTCCCGCTCGACTGGCGCTCATGACAGGCTGACCCCGGGCGACCGAAACGAATTTGCGAGGCTATCGACGGTGAACGTGCTGGACATCTTGTTGCTGCTCGCCGCCGTGTGGTTCGCCGTCATCGGATATCGCCAGGGATTCGTGGTCGGCATCCTGTCGGTGGTCGGGTTCCTCGGCGGCGGTCTCGTCGCCGTTCTGCTGCTCCCGATCCTCTGGGACCAGCTGACGGACAACAGCGAGGTCTCGACCACGGCGACGGTCGTCTTCGTGATGGTGGTCATCGTCTGCGCCTCGGTCGGCCAGGCGTTCACCACCCACCTCGGCAACAAGCTCCGCCGGCACATCACCTGGTCGCCGGTGCGTGCCCTGGACGCCACCGGCGGCGCGCTGGTCAACGTCGTCGCGATGCTGCTGGTGGCCTGGCTGATCGGCTCGGCCCTGGCCCGGACCTCGCTGCCCACCGTGGGCAAGGAGGTGCGGAACTCCAAGGTCCTGCTCGGGGTGGAGCAGGTGATGCCGGATCAGGCGTCCCGCTGGTTCGACGACTTCAGCTCCATGCTGGCCCGCAGCGGCTTCCCCCCGGTCTTCAGCCCCTTCGCCAACGAGCCGATCACCCCGGTCACCCCGCCCGACCCGGAGCTCGCCGACAGCCCGGTCGCCGCCCGCGCCCAGCGCTCCATCGTGAAGGTCGTCGGCACCGCGCAGAGCTGCGGCAAGGTCTTCGAGGGCACCGGCTTCGTCTTCGCCGACCGCCGGGTCATGACCAACGCCCACGTCGTCGGCGGAGTCGACGAGCCGACCGTCCAGATAGGCGGTGAGGGCAAGCTCTACGACGCCAAGGTCGTGCTCTACGACTGGCAGCGCGACATCGCCGTCCTGGACGTGCCGGACCTCAAGGCGCAGCCGCTGAACTTCACCGAGCAGGACGCCCGCAGCGGCGACGACGCGATCATCGCCGGCTTCCCGGAGAACGGCTCGTACGACGTGCGCTCGGCACGCGTGCGGGGCCGCATCAGCGCCAAGGGACCCGACATCTACCAGCGGGACGAGGTGCGCAGGGACGTGTACTCGCTGTACGCGACGGTGCGCCAGGGCAACTCCGGCGGCCCCCTCCTCACCGAGGACGGCGAGGTGAACGGCGTGATCTTCGCCCGCTCCCTCGACGACGTGAACACCGGTTACGCCCTGACGGTCGACGAGATCCGCGAGGACATCGAGCGCGGGAAGACCGCCGTCCAGCAGGTCGACACCCAGGGCTGCGCGCTGTAGCCAGCGGCGCCGCCCCGGGGGCCGTACCCCCCGGGCGGTCGTACCCCCTAGGGGGTGTCGCGTGGATGCCGGAGCCGGGCCGAGACCCACCGCGCCCGGCGGCGCAGAATGCGCGAGATCCCTACCTCTGGCACGGTGCGCGCGTGGCCCTGGTCCTGCGGGCCACCCCTCTCTCGGGAGCCCGGCCCAGCGGCCGAGCGGCGGTTGCGTGCTGTGTCACTGTAGTCGTGCGTCCAGCCCATACCCCGACGTCTGCCCGTGCCCCAAGGTCGGTAACCGCCCGGGGGCCCGCCAATTGGAGTATGCGCCGGGCACATGGCCGTTCGACGGATGCCTGTGCGTCAGAAGCCTGGCCGGAAAGCGGTGCGGACGGAGCGTCAGCGATCCGGCTCGGGGTCCTTCAGCCAGTTGACGAGCTCCGTGGAGAAGGCCACCGGGTCCTCCTCGTGCGGGAAATGGCCGAGACCGTCGAAGAGCCGCCAGCGGTACGGCGCCTCCACGTACTCGCCCGAGCCGGCCGCGCTGCGGGTCCGCATCACCGGGTCCAGGGAGCCGTGGAGGTGCAGCGTCGGCACCCGCACGGGCCGCTTCATGCGCCGGTTGAACTGGATGCCGTCCGGGCGGGCCAGGGACCGCACCATCCAGCGGTACGGCTCGATCGAGCAGTGCGCCGTCGACGGGACCAGCATCGCCCGCCGGTACACCTCGACGGCGTCCTCGTCGGCGGGGCGCGGCCCCGACCATTCGTGGATCAGCTCCCCGACGAGCGCCGCGTCGTCCGCGACGAGCCGGCGCTCCGGCAGCCACGGCCGCTGGAAGCCCCAGATGTGCGAGCCGGCCCGCGACTGCGCGAAGTCCGAGAGCATCGCCGAGCGCCAGCGGCGCGGGTGCGGCATCGAGGAGACGGCCAGGCGGCGCACCAGCTTGGGCCGCATCACGGCCGCCGTCCAGGCGAGGTAGCCGCCCAGGTCGTGCCCGACGAGCGCCGCGTCCGGTTCCCCGAGGGAGCGGATGACGCCGGTGATGTCGAGGGCCAGGTTGGCGGGGTCGTAACCGCGGGGTGTGCGGTCGCTGCCGCCGACCCCGCGCAGGTCCATCGCGACGGCCCGGAACCCCGCCTCGGCGAGGGCCGGCAGCTGGTGGCGCCAGGTCCACCAGAACTGCGGGAAGCCGTGCAGGAGCAGCACCAGCGGGCCGTCGCCCATCTCGGCGATGTGGAAGCGGGCGCCGTTGGCGGCCACGTCGCGATGGGTCCACGGCCCGTCGAGCCGGACGGGCCCGCCGTTGCCGCTGCTGCTCTCGGGGAGGGTCATACGGACGAGCGTGCCACAGCGGAGGCCTTGTCCAGTGCCGGGCGCTGCTCCGGACGGGGGTGCGGCTTCACGTTCTGCATGATCGCCGCGGTCTGCTTGGCGGAGGCGATGGACTTCTCCGGCGGCTTCACCTTGCGGAACTTGGCGTACGCCACGAAGCCGAGGAGGCACGCGAGCAACACGTTCGCCGTGAAGGAGAGGAGGAAGCACCAGACGAGGTTCCAGCCCCCGTTGCCGTTGTGCCCGCCGGTCCAGGTGTTGATGGCGTACGCGAGCGCGAAGCTCAGCATCGGCAGCGAGAACAGCAGCACGACGCCGGCTGCGATGCCCGCGGCACTGCCGATCGCGCCGCGCTTGACGTCCTGCTTGACCTCGGCCTTGGCCAGGGCGATCTCGTCGTGCACCAGCGCGGACATCTCGGCGGTCGCCGAGGCGACCAGCTGGCCGAGGCTGCGCTCGGTGCCGTCGAACGGGTCGCTCATCGCTGCTCCCTCTTCTCTTCTGCGGTCCGAGGCTCTCCACACGGGTGCGAGTCCTCTTCTGCGGTCCGACTTCTACGGTCCGACTCAGATCATGCCGGACGGTCGGCGTCGTCGCGCGATGCCCCCGCCGCTCGGGCGCGCTCGCGGTGCTCGGCGGCCTTCCTCTCGTAGATCTCCGCCATGCGCAGGTGGTACGCGGGGTTGTCCTGCTCGTAGATGTCGGGGATGCCGTCCTGGTCGTCGTCGCGCTCCTCGTCGGCGATGAGCGACTGGTAGGTGCGGACCCGGAGCTTCAGGAGGACGGAGGCGAAGACGGCCGCGATGAGGGAGCCGATGAGGACGGCGGCCTTCACCTCGTCGGTGAGGGCGGCGTCGCCGGCGAAGGCGAGTTCGCCGATGAGCAGCGAGACGGTGAAGCCGATGCCGGCGAGGGAGGCGACGGCGAAGACGTCCGGCCAGTTCAGGTCGGGGTTGAGCTCGGCCCGGGTGAAGCGGGCGGCGAGCCAGGTGCCGCCGAAGATGCCGATGGCCTTGCCGACGACGAGGCCGAGGACGACGCCGAGGGTGACCGGCTGGGTGAAGACGTCCCCGATCGCCCCGCCGGAGACGCTGACGCCGGCGGAGAAGAGCGCGAACAGCGGGACGGCGAGGCCGGCGGAGAGCGGTCGTACGAGGTGCTCGATGTGCTCGCCGGGGGAGTGCTCCTCGCCCTCGCGGGTGGTGCAGCGCAGCATCAGGCCCATCGCGACGCCGGCGATGGTGGCGTGGACGCCGCTGTTGTACATGAGGGCCCAGATGACGAGGGCCAGCGGGACGTACACGTACCAGCCGCGGACGTCCTTGCGGAGGAGCAGCCAGAAGACGACGAGTCCGGCGATCGCGCCGCCGAGGGCGGCGAAGTCCAGGTCGCTGGTGAAGAAGATCGCGATGATCAGGATCGCGAAGAGGTCGTCGACGACGGCGAGGGTCAGCAGGAACGCGCGCAGCGCGGACGGCAGCGAGGTGCCGATGACGGCGAGGACGGCGAGCGCGAAGGCGATGTCGGTCGCGGTGGGTACGGCCCAGCCGTCCATCGAGCCGTTGCCGAGGGTGTTGACCAGGGCGTAGACGAGGGCGGGCGCGGCCATGCCGCAGATCGCGGCGATGACGGGGAGCGCGGCGGCCTTGGGGTCGCGCAGCTCGCCCGCGACGAGCTCGCGCTTGAGTTCGATGCCGGCGACGAAGAAGAAGACGGCGAGGAGGCCGTCGGCCGCCCAGTGCTGGATCGACAGGTCGAGGCCGAGGGCGGCGGGGCCTATGTGGAAGTTCTGTACGGCCTTGTAGCTGTCCGCCGCGGGGGTGTTGGCCCAGATGAGGGCGGCGACGGCGGCGAGGAGGAGGAGCACACCGCCGACGGTCTCGGTGCGCAGGGCGTCGGCGAGGTACCGCCGCTCGGGCAGGGAGAGCAGGCCGAGGAACTTGCGGTCGGTGGGCGCAGACACGTGGGAATCCTCCGTCGGGCAGGCAGGGCGAAGCACATGCCGACCAGACTTCCCGGCTCACCTAGGTCTTTCTGACGCGTTCCTGACGCGTTCCTTACTTTACCTAACGAGCGAGGGGTGTTGTCCGGCGGGATTCACTTTATGGATATTGAGGCGTTTCGTCCCTTCGGGCCCGGCATGCGGAACGCCCGCCCCGAAGGCTCGGGACGGGCGTTTCGTGTCGTACGCGGCGACGGCCGCCGGCCGGTCAGTCCTCGCTGGAGGAGGCCGGCAGCTGGGTCTGGATGAGCGACATGACCGAGGAGTCGGTGAGCGTCGTGACGTCGCCCAGCTCCCGGTTCTCCGCGACGTCGCGCAGCAGGCGGCGCATGATCTTGCCCGAGCGGGTCTTCGGCAGCTCCGCGACCGGGCGGACCCGCTTCGGCTTGGCGATCGGGCCGAGGGTCGCACCGACGTGGTTGCGCAGGTCGGCGACGAGGTTTTCGTCCTGGTTGGCCGAGCCGCGCAGGATGACGAAGGCGACGATGGCCTGGCCGGTGGTCTCGTCGGCGGCGCCGACGACGGCCGCCTCGGCCACGGCCGGGTGCGAGACGAGCGCCGACTCGACCTCGGTGGTCGAGATGTTGTGGCCCGAGACGAGCATGACGTCGTCGACCCGGCCGAGCAGCCAGATGTCGCCGTCCTCGTCCTTCTTGGCACCGTCACCGGCGAAGTACTTGCCCTCGAAGCGGGACCAGTACGTGTCGATGTAGCGCTGGTCGTCGCCCCAGATCGTGCGGAGCATCGACGGCCACGGCTCGGTGAGGACCAGGTAGCCGCCACCGCCGTTCGGCACCTCGTTCGCCTCGTCGTCGACGACGGTCGCGGCGATGCCGGGCAGCGGGCGCTGGGCGGAGCCCGGCTTGGTCTCGGTGACGCCCGGCAGCGGCGAGATCATCATCGCGCCGGTCTCGGTCTGCCACCAGGTGTCCACGATCGGGGTCTTGTTCGCGCCGATGTGCTCGCGGTACCAGACCCAGGCCTCGGGGTTGATCGGCTCGCCGACCGAGCCGAGCACGCGGAGGCTGGACAGGTCGAACTTCGCGGGGATGTCGTCGCCCCACTTCATGAACGTGCGGATCGCGGTGGGCGCCGTGTAGAGGATCGTGACGCCGTACTTCTGCACGATCTCCCAGAACCGGCCCTGGTGCGGGGTGTCCGGGGTGCCCTCGTACATGACCTGCGTCGCGCCGTTGGCCAGCGGGCCGTAGACGATGTACGAGTGCCCGGTGACCCAGCCGATGTCGGCGGTGCACCAGTAGACGTCGGTCTCCGGCTTCAGGTCGAAGACCGCGTGGTGCGTGTACGCGGCCTGGGTGAGGTAGCCGCCGGAGGTGTGCAGGATGCCCTTCGGCTTACCCGTGGTGCCGGAGGTGTAGAGGATGAAGAGCGGGTGCTCCGCGTCGAAGGCCTCCGGGGTGTGCTCCGCGGACTGGCGGGCGACGATGTCGTCCCACCACACGTCGCGGCCCTCGGTGAACGCGGTGTCCTGGCCCGTACGGCGGACCACGAGGACGTGCTCGACCTGCGGGCACTTGGCGACGGCCTCGTCGATGGCCGGCTTGAGGGCGCTCGGCTTGCCGCGGCGGTAGCCGCCGTCGGCGGTGACGACCAGCTTGGCGTCGGCGTCCTGGATGCGGGAGGCCACGGCGTCGGCCGAGAAGCCGCCGAAGACCACCGAGTGGGCGGCGCCGACGCGGGCGCAGGCCAGCATCGTGATGGCGGCCTCGGGGATCATCGGCAGGTAGACGGCGACCCGGTCGCCCTTGCGGACGCCCAGCTCGGTCAGGGCGTTGGCCGCCTTGGAGACCTCGTCCTTGAGCTCGGCGTAGGTGATGGCGCGGCTGTCGCCCGGCTCGCCCTCGAAGTGGATGGCGACCCGGTCGCCGTGGCCGGCCTCGACGTGACGGTCGACGCAGTTGTACGCCACGTTCAGCTCGCCGTCCGCGAACCACTTGGCGAACGGCGGGTTCGACCAGTCGAGCGTCTCGGTCGGCTCGGTGGCCCAGGTCAGGCGCTTGGCCTGCTCGGCCCAGAAGCCCAGCCTGTCCGCCTTGGCCTGCTCGTACGCCTCCGCCGTCACATTGGCGTCCGCGGCCAGCTCGGCGGGCGGCGCGAACCGCCGCTCTTCCTTGAGCAGGTTGGCCAAGGATTCGTTGCTCACGACATCTCCCTTTCCCAGGGCGTCCTCTGTGCGTATGTGTCCCGCGTCATACCTCATCAGTCAGATGCCCGGGTGACAAGAGTCTCCAGGGAATTGGTTTAGACCTGTGAGTGACTTGACGTGGTGTGGCCCCTTGCTCCCGAGCGGTGGGAGAAGGGGCCACACAGTCTCACGGACGAGAACTCCGGATGGTTCAGGACGCGCGCGCCGCCTCCCTGACGTCGGCCTCTCTGGGGTCCGTCGGCATGACCTGGGTGAAGACGTCGTCGTAGCTGTGCACCTCGTCCGTGCCGGAGAGCAGGTACGCCTGCGCCTCGCCCACGTGGAAGTACATGCCGTGCAGCGTGAGGCTGCCCTCGGCCAGCCGGCGCGCCACCGACTCGTACGCCCTGAGGTGCTCCAGCTGCTGCACCACGTTGGTCAGGCAGAGCTGCTCGACCGCGTCGGCCGGCAGCCGTCCGGAGATCCGGGCCCAGGCGTGCCGGCGGCTCGTCATCCGCTCCAGGCTCGGCCGGCCGTGCCGCAGCCAGCGCCGCAGCGGGGTCTGCGGCACCGCCGGGCCGTCCGGGGCGCTGCCCAGCAGGGCCTGCATCGCGCCGCAGCCGGAGTGGCCGCAGACGGTGATCGACTCGACCTGGAGCACGTCCACCGCGTACTCGATCGCCGCCGCCACCGAGTCGTCCCCGCTCTCCTCGCCGGGGAGCGGGACGAGGTTGCCGACGTTGCGCACGGTGAAGAGGTCACCCGGGCCGCTGGAGGTGATCATGCTTGTGACCAGGCGGGAGTCCGCGCAGGTCAGGAAGAGCTGCGACGGGCGCTGGCCCTCGCGGGCGAGCCGGGCGAGCTCGTCCCGTACGAGCGGGGCGGTGTTCCGCTGGAACTTGCCGATGCCGCTGGCCAGATGCAGCCCCGACGTCCGCCGGGGCTCGGCGGGCTCGGCGGGTGCGTCCGGCCCCTCGGACCCGTCCCGGGAGGCGGCGGGTCCCCCGGCCGGCAGCTCCCCGCACTGGTGGTTGTGCCACGGGGTCCAGGGGCGGCAACAGGTGGCCGCGGTCGCGTCGGAGGCCGCGGCGGCGGAGGGTTCGGCGATCCGGGCGCCGGACGGACCGGTCGTCTCGACCGTCCCGCCGTGGGCGATGTGCCCGGTCGTCCACTCGCTCAGCGTCTCGTAGGCGGCGTGGTCCATGAAGGACCCGTCCAGCTCGACCACCACGTGGGATCCCTGGGGCAGTTGGTGCAGGGCTCGGCTCAGCCGGGGGACGGCGAGGAAGGTCAGCTGGCCCCGTACGCGCAGCAGCTGGTTCCCGTCGCGCTCCTCGCGGCTGATCCGTGTGCGGGCCAGCCGGTGCAGCGCGACGGCGATGGCCACGGCGATGCCGAGAGCGACGCCTTCGAGGATGCCGACGAGGACGACACCGGCCGTCGTCACCGCGTACACGACGACCTCGCGGTGCCGGGTGACCGTACGGATGTGGGTGATGCTGACCATCTGGATGCCGACCACCATGACGAGCGCGGCGAGCGCGGCCAGCGGGATCAGGTCGAGCGCGGGGACGAGCAGCAGGGCCGCCAGCACGATCCACAGGCCGTGGAGCATCGTGGACGCCCGGCTCACCGCTCCCGCCGAGACGTTGGCGACGGAGCGGACCGCGACTCCCGCGACCGGCAGTCCGCCGAGCGCCCCGGAGACCATGTTGGCCGCGCCCTGTCCGGCGAGCTCGCGGTCGAGGTGGGAGCGCGGGACGCTCCGGCTGCGGTCCCCGCGGGCGGCGACCAGCTTGTCGACGGCGACGGCGGAGAGCAGCGACTGCACGCTCGTCACCAGCGTGATCGTGAGCACCCCGGCGGCGATGCCGAGGACCGGCCCCTCGGGCAGACCGGGCAGCGCGTGACTGCTCCAGGAGGGCAGGTCGACGCGGGGCACGGAGAGCCCGGCGACGACGGCCGCCGCCGTCGCACCGGCCACCGCGACGAGCGCGGCGGGAACTCTCCGTACGAGCCGGCCGGCCCGGCCCGGAAGCTTCGGCCAGGACAGCAGGACGGTCACGGTGAGGGCGCTGATGGCGAGCGCGGACGGGTGGATGTCCCCCAACTGGGCGGGCAGGCCGAGGACGTTGTCCACGGCGGAGCTCTGCGGGGTGCCGCCGAGCACGATGTGGAGCTGGGCGAGGGCGATGGTGACGCCGATGCCGGCCACCATGCCGTGCACGATCGCGGGCGAGACGGCGAGCGCGGAGCGGGCCACGCGCAGGGCGGACAGGCCGAGTTGGGCGAGTCCGGCGAGGACGGTGATGGCGCAGGTGGTGCGCCAGCCGTACCGCTGGATGAGCTCGGCGGTCACCACGGTGAGGCCGGCGGCGGGCCCGCTCACCTGGAGCGGGGAGCCGCCGAACCGGCCGGCGACGATGCCGCCGACGGCGGCGGCGACCAGGCCGGACTGGAGCGGCGCTCCGGTGGCGAGCGCGATGCCGAGCGAGAGCGGCAGGGCGATCAGGAAGACGGCGACCGAGGCGGACAGGTCCGCGCCCGCGATGCGGAAGCGGCGCGGACCGCCCGGGGGGCTGTGGGGCCGCTGGACTCGGGGCCGGGTGGTCTTGTGGTGGGTGGACTTGCGGGCAGGGGTGCAGAGGGTCATGTTCCCGTCTCCTCCGGGGCGGCGCGGTCGCGGCTCGTGCGGGACGAACGTGGGGGTCGCGGCCGTGGGTCACGGCGTGCAGCGGCGGGATTCCGGCTGGATCCTCGGGATGGGGAGGATCAACGCTCGGTAAACGGATCGTAATGGAGAGTAAAGTCTCCGGCATTATTTTCGGGGCAAACAGGGCAATGATTCACCGGTTCCGGTGATAGGCGAACGGAATGCCGCTTGTCGTTTCATCTCTCCGGCAGGTGTGGTGCGACGTTGACGCCGCTCGTACGGGATGCCGCTCGTACGGAAATGTGCTCTGAGGAGAGGTGGGCGGATGCCCGACGCCGGGAGAAGGACCGCAGTCGACAAGGCAGCGCGCGAGGCAGTCCACGAGGCAGTCCACGAAGGTGTCCACGAGGGTGCTCGCAAGGCCGTCCGCAAGAGGGCGCTAGCCGCCGGTGCCCTCGCGGTCGCCCTGATCACCGGCCTCGCCGGCTGCTCGGGCTCCGACGAAGCCGCCACGAAGGGCACGCCGGGTGGCGCGGGCGCCAAGAAGGGCCCGGCCGCGGCTCCGCCGAACGCGGTACGCCTGATCGGCGACGGTTCCACGGCCTTCACCGGAGCCCAGCCCCACCAGCCGGTCTGGGAGCGGCTCAAGCCGGGGGAGACCCCGCCGCAGTTCGTGGTCTTCTCGTGGGACGGCGCGGGCGAGGACAGTCAGAAGCTGTTCTCCCACTTCCGCTCGGTCGGCAAGAAGTACAACGCGACCATGACGTACTTCCTGAGCGGCGTGTACCTGCTGCCCGAGGAGAAGCGGAAGCTCTACAACCCGCCGCAGCACAACGCGGGGCGCTCCGACATC includes:
- a CDS encoding alpha/beta fold hydrolase, producing the protein MTLPESSSGNGGPVRLDGPWTHRDVAANGARFHIAEMGDGPLVLLLHGFPQFWWTWRHQLPALAEAGFRAVAMDLRGVGGSDRTPRGYDPANLALDITGVIRSLGEPDAALVGHDLGGYLAWTAAVMRPKLVRRLAVSSMPHPRRWRSAMLSDFAQSRAGSHIWGFQRPWLPERRLVADDAALVGELIHEWSGPRPADEDAVEVYRRAMLVPSTAHCSIEPYRWMVRSLARPDGIQFNRRMKRPVRVPTLHLHGSLDPVMRTRSAAGSGEYVEAPYRWRLFDGLGHFPHEEDPVAFSTELVNWLKDPEPDR
- a CDS encoding bifunctional SulP family inorganic anion transporter/carbonic anhydrase, whose product is MTLCTPARKSTHHKTTRPRVQRPHSPPGGPRRFRIAGADLSASVAVFLIALPLSLGIALATGAPLQSGLVAAAVGGIVAGRFGGSPLQVSGPAAGLTVVTAELIQRYGWRTTCAITVLAGLAQLGLSALRVARSALAVSPAIVHGMVAGIGVTIALAQLHIVLGGTPQSSAVDNVLGLPAQLGDIHPSALAISALTVTVLLSWPKLPGRAGRLVRRVPAALVAVAGATAAAVVAGLSVPRVDLPSWSSHALPGLPEGPVLGIAAGVLTITLVTSVQSLLSAVAVDKLVAARGDRSRSVPRSHLDRELAGQGAANMVSGALGGLPVAGVAVRSVANVSAGAVSRASTMLHGLWIVLAALLLVPALDLIPLAALAALVMVVGIQMVSITHIRTVTRHREVVVYAVTTAGVVLVGILEGVALGIAVAIAVALHRLARTRISREERDGNQLLRVRGQLTFLAVPRLSRALHQLPQGSHVVVELDGSFMDHAAYETLSEWTTGHIAHGGTVETTGPSGARIAEPSAAAASDATAATCCRPWTPWHNHQCGELPAGGPAASRDGSEGPDAPAEPAEPRRTSGLHLASGIGKFQRNTAPLVRDELARLAREGQRPSQLFLTCADSRLVTSMITSSGPGDLFTVRNVGNLVPLPGEESGDDSVAAAIEYAVDVLQVESITVCGHSGCGAMQALLGSAPDGPAVPQTPLRRWLRHGRPSLERMTSRRHAWARISGRLPADAVEQLCLTNVVQQLEHLRAYESVARRLAEGSLTLHGMYFHVGEAQAYLLSGTDEVHSYDDVFTQVMPTDPREADVREAARAS
- the acs gene encoding acetate--CoA ligase, encoding MSNESLANLLKEERRFAPPAELAADANVTAEAYEQAKADRLGFWAEQAKRLTWATEPTETLDWSNPPFAKWFADGELNVAYNCVDRHVEAGHGDRVAIHFEGEPGDSRAITYAELKDEVSKAANALTELGVRKGDRVAVYLPMIPEAAITMLACARVGAAHSVVFGGFSADAVASRIQDADAKLVVTADGGYRRGKPSALKPAIDEAVAKCPQVEHVLVVRRTGQDTAFTEGRDVWWDDIVARQSAEHTPEAFDAEHPLFILYTSGTTGKPKGILHTSGGYLTQAAYTHHAVFDLKPETDVYWCTADIGWVTGHSYIVYGPLANGATQVMYEGTPDTPHQGRFWEIVQKYGVTILYTAPTAIRTFMKWGDDIPAKFDLSSLRVLGSVGEPINPEAWVWYREHIGANKTPIVDTWWQTETGAMMISPLPGVTETKPGSAQRPLPGIAATVVDDEANEVPNGGGGYLVLTEPWPSMLRTIWGDDQRYIDTYWSRFEGKYFAGDGAKKDEDGDIWLLGRVDDVMLVSGHNISTTEVESALVSHPAVAEAAVVGAADETTGQAIVAFVILRGSANQDENLVADLRNHVGATLGPIAKPKRVRPVAELPKTRSGKIMRRLLRDVAENRELGDVTTLTDSSVMSLIQTQLPASSSED
- a CDS encoding MarP family serine protease; the encoded protein is MNVLDILLLLAAVWFAVIGYRQGFVVGILSVVGFLGGGLVAVLLLPILWDQLTDNSEVSTTATVVFVMVVIVCASVGQAFTTHLGNKLRRHITWSPVRALDATGGALVNVVAMLLVAWLIGSALARTSLPTVGKEVRNSKVLLGVEQVMPDQASRWFDDFSSMLARSGFPPVFSPFANEPITPVTPPDPELADSPVAARAQRSIVKVVGTAQSCGKVFEGTGFVFADRRVMTNAHVVGGVDEPTVQIGGEGKLYDAKVVLYDWQRDIAVLDVPDLKAQPLNFTEQDARSGDDAIIAGFPENGSYDVRSARVRGRISAKGPDIYQRDEVRRDVYSLYATVRQGNSGGPLLTEDGEVNGVIFARSLDDVNTGYALTVDEIREDIERGKTAVQQVDTQGCAL
- a CDS encoding NUDIX hydrolase; translated protein: MTRTDEDIEDVHDEHVHGEGARAPGTGGLLDRSGLPGWLGPVDRAARTVAPEQLSRFLPPESGAGRQSAVLVLFGEGERGPELLLMERAGSLRSHAGQPSFPGGALDPEDGDPADGGLLRAALREAQEETGLDPAGVQIFGVLPQLYIPVSGFVVTPVLGWWRVPSPVGVVDPGETARVFTVPVADLTDPANRATTVHPSGHQGPGFLVESALVWGFTAGVIDRLLHFSGWERPWDRSKQVPLDWRS
- the nhaA gene encoding Na+/H+ antiporter NhaA, with the protein product MSAPTDRKFLGLLSLPERRYLADALRTETVGGVLLLLAAVAALIWANTPAADSYKAVQNFHIGPAALGLDLSIQHWAADGLLAVFFFVAGIELKRELVAGELRDPKAAALPVIAAICGMAAPALVYALVNTLGNGSMDGWAVPTATDIAFALAVLAVIGTSLPSALRAFLLTLAVVDDLFAILIIAIFFTSDLDFAALGGAIAGLVVFWLLLRKDVRGWYVYVPLALVIWALMYNSGVHATIAGVAMGLMLRCTTREGEEHSPGEHIEHLVRPLSAGLAVPLFALFSAGVSVSGGAIGDVFTQPVTLGVVLGLVVGKAIGIFGGTWLAARFTRAELNPDLNWPDVFAVASLAGIGFTVSLLIGELAFAGDAALTDEVKAAVLIGSLIAAVFASVLLKLRVRTYQSLIADEERDDDQDGIPDIYEQDNPAYHLRMAEIYERKAAEHRERARAAGASRDDADRPA
- a CDS encoding phage holin family protein, with translation MSDPFDGTERSLGQLVASATAEMSALVHDEIALAKAEVKQDVKRGAIGSAAGIAAGVVLLFSLPMLSFALAYAINTWTGGHNGNGGWNLVWCFLLSFTANVLLACLLGFVAYAKFRKVKPPEKSIASAKQTAAIMQNVKPHPRPEQRPALDKASAVARSSV